The Dehalococcoidia bacterium genome has a window encoding:
- a CDS encoding neutral zinc metallopeptidase — protein MKIAFPKRRSSNLEDRRGQRARGGGIGRAGGMPIPLPVGLGGGATGILLVVLLLVLQMCVSGGGGGGFGFDSPLDTIPQVQPDAQPGALPQTSAEEEQLVDFVSFVLDDVQAMWDEKFFEAEMTYEPATLVLFRDAVDTGCGTAGSDVGPFYCPLDETVYLDLGFFDDLHNRFGAPGGFAQAYVIAHEIAHHVQDQTGISTQVRQRSSEDPDVANELSVRQELQADCLAGVWGQSTYERQLLESGDLEEGLTAASAIGDDRLQSQAGRDVNPETWTHGSSEQRVEWFRRGFDSGEAGNCDTFRGDI, from the coding sequence GGCGGCGGCATCGGCCGCGCGGGCGGCATGCCAATCCCGCTGCCGGTCGGGCTTGGCGGCGGCGCGACGGGCATCCTGCTCGTCGTGCTCTTGCTGGTGCTGCAGATGTGCGTGTCCGGCGGCGGCGGCGGCGGCTTCGGGTTCGACTCGCCGCTCGACACGATCCCTCAGGTGCAGCCGGATGCTCAGCCCGGCGCGCTGCCGCAGACGTCGGCGGAGGAGGAGCAACTCGTCGACTTCGTGTCGTTCGTGCTGGACGACGTGCAGGCGATGTGGGACGAGAAGTTCTTTGAAGCGGAGATGACGTACGAGCCCGCGACGCTCGTGCTGTTCCGCGATGCCGTCGACACGGGTTGCGGCACGGCCGGCTCCGATGTGGGGCCGTTCTACTGTCCGCTCGACGAGACGGTCTACCTCGATCTCGGCTTCTTCGACGATCTGCACAACCGGTTCGGCGCACCCGGCGGCTTCGCGCAGGCGTACGTCATCGCGCACGAGATCGCGCATCACGTGCAGGACCAGACCGGGATCAGCACGCAGGTGCGGCAGCGCTCGTCGGAGGACCCGGACGTGGCGAACGAGCTATCGGTGCGGCAGGAGTTGCAGGCCGATTGTCTGGCGGGCGTGTGGGGGCAGTCGACGTACGAGCGGCAACTCCTGGAGTCGGGCGACCTCGAGGAAGGGCTGACGGCGGCCTCGGCGATCGGCGACGACCGGCTTCAGAGCCAGGCGGGTCGCGACGTGAACCCGGAGACGTGGACGCACGGATCGTCGGAGCAGCGTGTGGAGTGGTTCCGGCGCGGGTTCGATTCCGGTGAAGCCGGCAACTGCGACACCTTCCGCGGCGATATCTGA
- a CDS encoding NAD(P)/FAD-dependent oxidoreductase codes for MYDAIIVGSRCAGSPTAMLLARKGYRVLLLDKATFPSDTVSTHVIWPHGAEVMDRWGLWDRLAATGCPPIGLKMIFDVGPFALKGGVRDTNGGRGGFCPRRTVLDKLLVDAAVESGAELRDEFSVTDLIWRDDAVVGIRGHARNGETVEEQARIVVGADGAHSFVAKAVQAPEYNTLPPLITFYYSYFSGVDAEDIEQYVLPCEGAAYFPTHDDLTLVATAWQCKRFQEIRTDIEGNFMQVHGKIPRLKERLAGARREENWAGTAGVANYFRRPFGSGWALVGDAGYDKDPLTAQGISDSFIDAENLTEAIDAGFSGSLPLMDALADYETRRNERAMPIYHFTCQLATLEPPPPEMQALFGALHSSQEATDQFFSALTGSLPLPAFMDPANIGKIMASAGAPS; via the coding sequence ATGTACGACGCAATTATCGTTGGCTCGCGATGCGCGGGCTCTCCGACCGCCATGCTGCTGGCCCGCAAGGGCTACCGGGTGCTGTTGCTGGATAAGGCGACGTTCCCGAGCGACACGGTTTCCACGCACGTGATCTGGCCACACGGCGCCGAGGTCATGGACCGCTGGGGTCTGTGGGATCGGCTCGCGGCGACGGGCTGCCCGCCGATCGGGTTGAAGATGATCTTCGACGTCGGGCCGTTCGCGCTCAAGGGCGGCGTCAGGGACACGAACGGCGGCAGAGGAGGATTCTGTCCGCGGCGCACCGTGCTCGACAAGCTGCTGGTGGATGCCGCGGTCGAGAGTGGCGCCGAATTGCGCGACGAGTTCAGCGTCACGGACCTGATCTGGCGCGACGACGCGGTCGTCGGGATCCGCGGACACGCGCGAAACGGCGAGACCGTCGAGGAGCAGGCGCGCATCGTCGTCGGGGCGGACGGCGCACACTCGTTCGTGGCGAAGGCCGTACAGGCGCCGGAGTACAACACGCTGCCGCCGCTGATCACCTTCTACTACAGCTACTTCAGCGGCGTCGACGCGGAAGACATCGAGCAGTACGTGCTGCCGTGCGAAGGCGCCGCGTACTTCCCCACGCACGACGACCTGACGCTCGTCGCAACCGCCTGGCAGTGCAAGAGGTTCCAGGAGATTCGCACGGACATCGAAGGCAACTTCATGCAGGTGCACGGGAAGATCCCTCGTCTCAAAGAGCGGCTGGCGGGCGCCCGGCGCGAAGAGAACTGGGCCGGCACTGCGGGCGTTGCCAATTATTTCCGCCGTCCCTTCGGATCCGGCTGGGCGCTCGTCGGCGACGCCGGATATGACAAGGATCCACTGACCGCGCAGGGCATCAGCGACTCGTTCATCGATGCCGAGAATCTGACGGAGGCGATCGACGCAGGATTCTCCGGATCGCTGCCGTTGATGGACGCGCTGGCAGACTACGAGACGCGCCGGAACGAGCGTGCGATGCCCATCTATCACTTCACGTGCCAACTGGCGACGCTGGAGCCGCCGCCGCCTGAGATGCAGGCGCTGTTTGGAGCGCTGCATAGCAGCCAGGAGGCGACGGACCAGTTCTTCTCCGCTCTCACCGGGTCGCTGCCGCTCCCGGCGTTCATGGATCCGGCGAACATCGGGAAGATCATGGCATCGGCCGGCGCGCCTTCGTAG
- a CDS encoding YdeI/OmpD-associated family protein, with the protein MELGETLYAKDRRAWRKWLEKHAATAKEIWLVYYTKASNKPSIPYNDAVEEALCFGWIDSNLKPHGPESRAQRFTPRRPNSPLSELNKERVRRLIDAGSMTPAGLAAAGDLDTKFVIPKDILRELKKDRETWENFQRFPESYKRIRIGWIVGSMKQRPEESEKRLRYFLKMTKQNKMYGMVR; encoded by the coding sequence ATGGAACTCGGCGAGACGCTGTACGCCAAAGACCGTCGCGCGTGGCGCAAGTGGCTCGAAAAACACGCCGCGACCGCGAAGGAGATCTGGCTCGTCTACTACACGAAGGCGAGCAACAAACCGTCGATCCCGTACAACGACGCCGTCGAAGAGGCGCTGTGCTTCGGCTGGATCGACAGCAATCTCAAACCGCACGGCCCCGAAAGCCGCGCCCAGCGCTTCACGCCGAGGCGGCCTAACAGCCCGCTCTCCGAGCTAAACAAGGAGCGCGTCCGCAGGCTCATCGATGCCGGCAGCATGACACCCGCGGGGCTAGCCGCCGCCGGCGATCTCGACACAAAGTTCGTGATCCCGAAAGACATCCTGCGCGAGTTGAAGAAGGACCGCGAGACCTGGGAGAACTTCCAGCGCTTCCCCGAAAGCTACAAGCGCATTCGCATCGGCTGGATCGTCGGATCCATGAAGCAGCGGCCGGAGGAATCCGAGAAGCGCCTGCGCTACTTCCTGAAGATGACCAAGCAGAACAAGATGTACGGCATGGTGCGATGA
- a CDS encoding SET domain-containing protein-lysine N-methyltransferase yields MPKTKIPAAAWAHGVLSDNGLLEVRRSPMQGMGVFALKRIRKGAPVIEYLGERITPRESDQRYARLANPAHTFLFTVDDRLVVDATWKGNVARYINHSCEPNCESVIERRHIWIKAIRTIEADEELTYDYNLDLPGRRPKGWRESYGCRCGAAGCRGTLLAPTEAELKKNGANGRK; encoded by the coding sequence GTGCCGAAGACCAAGATTCCTGCAGCGGCGTGGGCACACGGCGTCCTCTCCGATAACGGCCTCCTCGAAGTGCGACGCTCTCCCATGCAGGGTATGGGCGTCTTCGCGCTGAAGCGCATCCGTAAGGGCGCGCCCGTCATCGAGTACCTGGGCGAGCGCATCACGCCGCGCGAGTCCGACCAGCGCTACGCGCGGCTCGCGAATCCGGCGCATACCTTCTTGTTCACGGTCGATGACCGCCTCGTGGTCGATGCGACGTGGAAGGGCAACGTGGCCCGCTACATCAACCATTCCTGCGAGCCCAACTGCGAGTCCGTGATCGAGCGGCGTCACATCTGGATCAAGGCGATCCGCACCATCGAGGCCGATGAAGAGCTGACGTACGACTACAACCTCGACCTGCCCGGGCGCCGACCGAAGGGTTGGCGAGAGTCCTATGGCTGCCGGTGCGGCGCCGCGGGCTGCCGGGGCACGCTCCTCGCCCCGACGGAGGCCGAACTCAAGAAGAACGGCGCCAACGGCCGCAAGTAA
- a CDS encoding DUF2630 family protein gives MDDKDLLATIQRLVDEEHALLEETNAEAAPERHERLDKLEVQLDQCWDLLRQRRGRRHAGQDPDTARVRDPNTVERYVQ, from the coding sequence ATGGACGACAAAGACCTTCTCGCCACGATCCAGAGGTTGGTGGATGAGGAGCACGCGCTGCTGGAAGAGACGAATGCCGAGGCCGCGCCCGAAAGGCACGAGCGGCTGGACAAACTCGAGGTCCAGCTCGACCAGTGCTGGGACCTGCTCCGCCAACGGCGCGGCAGGCGGCACGCGGGGCAAGATCCCGATACCGCACGCGTGCGGGATCCGAACACAGTCGAGCGATACGTGCAGTAA
- a CDS encoding nitroreductase family protein, with protein MDVIEAIRTRRSLRQLADRPVPHDIIDDVLQLAVLAPAPHHTRPWRYVLVLPRSRPKLVQFMGEAWRADLERDGHPPALIDRLLRKSERQITSAPALVLACLTNEGLRAWPDERRARNEWAMAQQSIGAAMQNMMLAAHATGLASYWISAPLFAPEACREALDLPEDYVAQAFIVLGYPAEAAAPKPRPDADLSRLVIER; from the coding sequence ATGGACGTCATCGAGGCGATTCGCACGCGCCGGTCGCTGCGGCAACTCGCCGACCGCCCCGTGCCGCACGACATCATCGACGATGTGCTGCAACTCGCCGTGCTGGCGCCGGCGCCGCACCACACGCGGCCATGGCGTTACGTCCTCGTGCTGCCGCGATCGCGCCCGAAGCTCGTGCAATTCATGGGCGAAGCCTGGCGCGCCGACCTCGAGCGCGACGGCCATCCGCCGGCCCTCATCGATCGCCTGCTGCGCAAGTCTGAGCGCCAAATCACGTCCGCGCCCGCGCTCGTGCTCGCATGCCTGACGAATGAAGGCCTGCGCGCATGGCCCGATGAGCGGCGCGCGCGCAACGAGTGGGCGATGGCGCAACAGTCGATCGGCGCCGCGATGCAGAACATGATGCTCGCCGCGCACGCGACGGGGCTGGCGTCCTACTGGATCTCGGCGCCGCTCTTCGCGCCGGAGGCGTGCCGAGAGGCGCTCGATCTTCCGGAGGACTACGTCGCGCAGGCGTTCATCGTGCTCGGCTATCCCGCCGAGGCCGCGGCGCCGAAACCGCGTCCGGACGCGGACCTCTCGCGCCTCGTCATCGAGCGCTAA